A genomic segment from Andrena cerasifolii isolate SP2316 chromosome 7, iyAndCera1_principal, whole genome shotgun sequence encodes:
- the LOC143371199 gene encoding uncharacterized protein LOC143371199, protein MTLMFSVKTDHISRVTFPGVGVLIAVRNTLPCSLIDPKRDDLEQLFVRVRLRSTHLILSALYLPPGSQSALYEYHVGSVMDIFQHFGEDRLCVLGDFNLPHDVWLTEQSLMCFKKPGASSAESTAIDLICEGYGYCNLAQVNTVFNSSDAMVDLIFVNDFDVSVGISIDYLIALDAYHPPLILRLGVLAPSGDQSKVGASYYDFKCGDYPKVINYLNSVDWDSITRAIDPDLAVDRLYAHLNAVIEAYIPQRTIRRALFPRWMSSRLKYLSRQKKKAPKEFKVSNSRCDYWNFSSLRSQCKFLMKKDYRAYVERVENSVQRDVKSFWSFVNAKRGTRGLPSNMHHGTSSASSHPAVANLFATYFGSVYTSPSGWSLASDVNCNSSNGLILNTLTISIGDIFDKLNALDTRRGSGVDGIPPLFLKQCSFILSRPLWNIFNSSVAGGTFPKAWKNRQLRQFLRLGIGRMWRTIDL, encoded by the coding sequence ATGACTTTAATGTTTTCCGTAAAGACAGATCACATCTCACGAGTGACTTTTCCAGGGGTGGGGGTTCTCATAGCTGTCAGGAATACTCTACCATGCTCTTTGATTGACCCTAAGCGTGACGATCTGGAGCAGCTCTTTGTGCGAGTGCGGCTTCGTTCCACTCACTTAATTTTGAGCGCGTTGTATCTCCCACCTGGGTCTCAATCAGCTCTTTACGAGTATCACGTTGGGTCTGTTATGgatatttttcaacattttggTGAGGATAGGCTTTGTGTATTAGGTGACTTTAATCTCCCCCATGATGTCTGGCTTACTGAACAGAGTCTAATGTGTTTTAAAAAACCCGGTGCTTCCTCGGCAGAGTCAACGGCTATTGACCTCATTTGCGAGGGATATGGTTACTGTAACTTAGCTCAGGTGAATACTGTCTTCAACTCTAGTGATGCCATGGTAGATTTAATTTTTGTGAATGATTTTGATGTATCTGTAGGTATTTCCATTGATTACCTTATAGCCCTGGATGCGTATCATCCACCGCTAATATTACGATTAGGTGTATTAGCCCCATCTGGTGACCAAAGCAAAGTTGGTGCTTCCTATTACGACTTTAAGTGCGGTGATTACCCTAAAGttatcaattatttaaattcggTTGACTGGGATTCTATCACTCGTGCGATCGATCCTGATTTAGCTGTCGATCGTCTGTACGCTCATCTTAATGCGGTGATTGAGGCATATATCCCTCAAAGAACGATAAGGCGCGCTCTCTTCCCACGATGGATGTCATCGCGCTTAAAGTACCTCAGTCGCCAGAAGAAGAAGGCGCCTAAAGAGTTTAAAGTCTCTAATTCGCGTTGTGACTATTGGAATTTTTCTAGTCTTCGGTCCCAATGTAAGTTTTTAATGAAGAAGGACTATCGTGCTTATGTCGAAAGGGTGGAAAATTCTGTCCAGCGTGATGTCAAGAGTTTCTGGAGTTTCGTAAATGCAAAGCGTGGCACTCGTGGCCTCCCCAGCAACATGCATCACGGTActtcctcggcgtcctcgcATCCTGCTGTTGCCAATCTCTTTGCTACATATTTTGGTTCCGTGTATACTTCTCCGTCGGGTTGGTCCCTAGCCTCTGATGTGAATTGTAATTCTTCCAATGGCCTAATCCTCAACACTCTAACCATCTCTATTGGGGACATTTTTGATAAACTGAATGCGCTTGATACGAGGAGAGGATCTGGTGTCGATGGCATTCCCCCTCTGTTCCTCAAGCAGTGCAGTTTTATTCTCTCGAGacctctgtggaatatttttaattcgtcGGTGGCGGGAGGTACGTTTCCGAAGGCGTGGAAGAATAGACAGTTACGTCAGTTTTTAAGGCTGGGGATCGGGCGGATGTGGCGAACTATAGACCTATAA